The Gammaproteobacteria bacterium DNA window GCACGGCTGGCCGCCTGGTGGGAAATCGCGCTGACCGGGGACGATCAACTGCGTCAGCGAGTCGCCTTCGCCTTGTCGGAGATTTTCGTGGTGTCCGATCAGGACAGCCAGCTCGGTGGCCGCCAGGCTCAGCTGGCCGCGTACTACGACCTTCTTGTCGAGCATGCGTTCGGGAACTACCGCGAGCTGCTGGAGGCCGTGACCTTGTCGCCGGCGATGGGGCTGTACCTCAGCCATCTCGGCAACGACAAGCCGAATCCGGAAACCGGACGCCGACCGGATGAGAACTACGCCCGGGAGTCCATGCAATTGTTTTCGATCGGTCTGTGGCAGCTCAATCCCGATGGCAGTCCGGTGCTCGACGGCGCCGGTGAGCGGGTGCCCACCTATGATCAGGCGCTCATCGAAAGCTACGCCCGCGTCTACACCGGATGGACTTGGGCCCACCGGGAAACCTTCGGCCGGGGCAGCAGTGCCGAGGATGAAACCTACGAGCCGATGAAAGCCTTTGCGGACCATCACGACATGGGCGAAAAGCGGCTGCTCAAGGACGTGGTGCTGCCGGCCGGACAGACGCCGGAGCAGGACCTGGAGGCTGCGCTCGACAGCTTGACCGAACATCCCAATACCGCGCCGTTCATCGCACGCCAGCTCATCATCAAATTGATCACCAGCAATCCCTCGCCCGAATTCATCGCGCGCATTGCCGGCGTGTTCGAAAACAACGGCTTTGGCGTGCGCGGTGATCTCGGCGCCGTCGTTCGCTCGATTTTCCTCGATCCAGAGGCGCGTCAGCGCGAGCGATCGGATATCGAAACCTACGGCAAGCTCAAGGAGCCGATTCTGCGCCTGAGTCAGCTGTTGCGCGCATTCGATGCCAGCAGCCCCAGCGGCGTCTACGCGATCGGCAACACCCAGAGCGCGTACGCCCAGGCGCCGCTGCGCTCGCCATCGGTGTTCAACTTTTTCAGTCCGAACTACGCGCTGCCGGGCGCGATCGAGGCGCAAGGCTTGCTGTCACCCGAATTCCAGTTGCAGACCGAGACCCAGGGCATGCAGATCGTGGACGACCTCGCGCGCCGTGTCGAAAACGGCCTCGCCGATAACGCGGCGCTGGCGCTCGATCTGTCGCAGGCCGAGAACCAGGCCGATGACGCCGAGTCTCTGGCGGACTACCTGGAAATCCTGCTGCTCGGTGGCGAAATGAGCGACGCCCTGCGCCAAGCGCTATCGGAGGTGATTGCCGGCGTGCCGGAGGCCGAAGACGGTAGTCATCTGCCGCTGCGCGCCAAGCTCGCCGCAATGCTGGTCGTTGTCTCGCCCGAATTCGCCGTGCAGCGTTAGGAAGACGCCATGAACCCAATTTCCCGACGTCGTTTTCTCATTCAGGGCGGTAGCGCCTGCGCCGTCTTGAGCCTCGGTGCCTGCGGCAGCAGCCCGGGCGTCAGCGGTGGCGTCAGCGGTGGCGGCGGTGACGCAGTGCCGTCCTCGGACGATGGCTACAAGGCGCTGGTCGCGATCGCGCTCCACGGCGGCAACGACGCCTACAACATGATCGTACCGCGCGAGTCTGCCGCCTATTCCGACTACGCCTCGGCACGCCAGGGCTTGGCGCTGCCGCGCGGTGATTTGCTGGCCTTGGGCGAGGCCGACAACGGCGTCGCATTCGGCGCGCATCCGCAAATGAACGGTTTGCAGAGTCTGTTCCAACAGGGGCGCGCGGCGGTGTTGGCCAATGTCGGCACGCTGGCCGAGCCGTCCAGTGTGTCGCAGCTGAAGAACGGGTTCATTGCCGCGCCGCCGCGCCTGTTTTCTCATAACGACCAATCGGATCAGTGGCAAAAGACGTCCGTTGCATCCTTGGAAGCGGTCGGCTGGGCCGGGCGCGCCGCCGACCTGCTGGCGCCGGAATACCGCACCCAGACTCTGCCGATCGGGCTCAGTTACAGCGGCGCCAATCTGCTGCAGGTGGGGCGTACGCAGACCGGCCTGTCGATCAGCACCAGCGGTCCTCAGTCATTGAGTTTTCTGCGGCGCAACCCGGCGCTGGACAGCGTTTACGAGGCCCTGTTGGCAAACGGACACGAGCATCTTTTCGCACGTGAATATGCCCGCGGCCACGCCAACGGCCTGGCGTTCAATGCGCAGATTGCCGCCGCATTGGAGACAGTCGAGGCCCCCCAGGTGAGCTTCCCGGCGGACCGTCTGGGCGCGCAGTTGAAAGCGGTCGCGCAGCTCATCGCGGCGCGTGAGGCGCTCGGCGTCAAACGACAGATCTTTCTGGTCGGGCTCGGCGGTTTCGATACCCATGCGGACCAGCTCACCCGGCACGCCAGCCTGATGAACTCCCTGAGCACGAATCTTGAAGCGTTCTACAACGCGACCGAAGCGCTCGGCGTGGCCGGCAGCGTGACCAGCTTCACCATCTCGGACTTCGGGCGCAGTCTCAGCGTCAACGGTGATGGCACCGATCATGGCTGGTCCAGTCATCAGTTGATCGTCGGTGGCGGCGTGCAGGGCGGACGTTTCTACGGCAGCATGCCGGAGCTGGCACTGAGCGCCGAGCGGGACTATGGCGGCGGTCGTTTCGTGCCTACGACCGCTGTGGATCAGTATGGTGCCAGCTTGTTGCGCTGGTTCGGCGTGCCGGCGTCATCGATGGAATCGGTGTTTCCGAACATCGCGCGTTTTGAATCCGCAGACCTCGGATTCATGGCCGGCTGACGCGGAGCCTCGCTTTTTGGCAGCATTGCGGGATTTCCCATCCGGAGATTCGATGAATACTGCCTCCCTGCACTGCATCGTCCTGGCGGCGGGCAAGGGCACGCGCATGAAAAGCGCCCTGCCCAAGGTGCTGCACCCGATC harbors:
- a CDS encoding DUF1800 domain-containing protein — encoded protein: MKRTLARVLVGGCLCLAIPAYGQLPGTGLLDRGQAARFLTQTTFGPTLAEINSVSLIGRDLWLARQLTASPSSHLERYEALLPQFGNPADARLAAWWEIALTGDDQLRQRVAFALSEIFVVSDQDSQLGGRQAQLAAYYDLLVEHAFGNYRELLEAVTLSPAMGLYLSHLGNDKPNPETGRRPDENYARESMQLFSIGLWQLNPDGSPVLDGAGERVPTYDQALIESYARVYTGWTWAHRETFGRGSSAEDETYEPMKAFADHHDMGEKRLLKDVVLPAGQTPEQDLEAALDSLTEHPNTAPFIARQLIIKLITSNPSPEFIARIAGVFENNGFGVRGDLGAVVRSIFLDPEARQRERSDIETYGKLKEPILRLSQLLRAFDASSPSGVYAIGNTQSAYAQAPLRSPSVFNFFSPNYALPGAIEAQGLLSPEFQLQTETQGMQIVDDLARRVENGLADNAALALDLSQAENQADDAESLADYLEILLLGGEMSDALRQALSEVIAGVPEAEDGSHLPLRAKLAAMLVVVSPEFAVQR
- a CDS encoding DUF1501 domain-containing protein; protein product: MNPISRRRFLIQGGSACAVLSLGACGSSPGVSGGVSGGGGDAVPSSDDGYKALVAIALHGGNDAYNMIVPRESAAYSDYASARQGLALPRGDLLALGEADNGVAFGAHPQMNGLQSLFQQGRAAVLANVGTLAEPSSVSQLKNGFIAAPPRLFSHNDQSDQWQKTSVASLEAVGWAGRAADLLAPEYRTQTLPIGLSYSGANLLQVGRTQTGLSISTSGPQSLSFLRRNPALDSVYEALLANGHEHLFAREYARGHANGLAFNAQIAAALETVEAPQVSFPADRLGAQLKAVAQLIAAREALGVKRQIFLVGLGGFDTHADQLTRHASLMNSLSTNLEAFYNATEALGVAGSVTSFTISDFGRSLSVNGDGTDHGWSSHQLIVGGGVQGGRFYGSMPELALSAERDYGGGRFVPTTAVDQYGASLLRWFGVPASSMESVFPNIARFESADLGFMAG